One window of the Salminus brasiliensis chromosome 1, fSalBra1.hap2, whole genome shotgun sequence genome contains the following:
- the ier5l gene encoding immediate early response gene 5-like protein has product MISAAECAVDAQSLISISLRKIHNSRTQRGGIKLHKNLLVSYVLRNARQVYMNEKYAEIYRMQQYEEVMTVCNEIQELDPLDVVAAAAAADECEDAGVAEQQCCAGGMAGMAGGQSSLCVAQPCSSPSAPEEACKTSEPLFYRSCCAEPYPPPPPPSPCDFSTAHCNKTTVLDLDTHVVTTVENGCLHQDCCTPLQPCSSPAKKRKVSDYSGCCYYAPELEDVSVEPAPCKRAKLEDCCSDCLDTANISNLISIFGSGFSGLVSRQADLEQAFNGQFCSKQALASLGAWTRAIVAF; this is encoded by the coding sequence ATGATCAGCGCGGCGGAGTGCGCGGTGGACGCGCAGAGCCTCATCTCCATCTCGCTGCGGAAGATCCACAACTCGCGGACGCAGCGCGGCGGAATCAAGCTGCACAAGAACCTGCTGGTGTCGTACGTGCTGAGGAACGCGCGGCAGGTCTACATGAACGAGAAGTACGCCGAGATCTACAGGATGCAGCAGTACGAGGAGGTGATGACCGTGTGCAACGAGATCCAGGAGCTCGACCCGCTCGACGTGGTGGCCGCCGCCGCAGCCGCGGACGAGTGCGAGGACGCCGGAGTCGCCGAACAGCAGTGCTGCGCGGGCGGCATGGCCGGCATGGCCGGCGGGCAGTCGAGCCTGTGCGTAGCGCAGCCGTGCTCGTCCCCCTCCGCGCCCGAGGAGGCGTGCAAGACGTCCGAGCCGCTGTTCTACCGGAGCTGCTGCGCGGAACCCTAcccgccgccgccgccaccgTCGCCGTGTGACTTCTCGACGGCGCACTGCAACAAGACCACCGTGCTGGACCTGGACACTCATGTGGTCACCACGGTGGAGAACGGCTGCCTGCACCAGGACTGCTGCACGCCGCTGCAGCCGTGCAGCAGCCCGGCCAAAAAGCGCAAAGTGTCGGACTACAGCGGCTGCTGCTATTACGCGCCCGAGCTGGAGGACGTTTCGGTGGAGCCCGCGCCGTGCAAGCGAGCCAAGCTCGAGGACTGCTGCTCGGACTGTTTGGACACGGCCAACATCTCCAACTTGATCTCCATATTCGGCTCGGGCTTCTCGGGACTCGTGAGCCGGCAGGCGGACTTGGAGCAGGCGTTTAACGGCCAGTTCTGCAGCAAGCAGGCGCTGGCTAGTTTAGGCGCCTGGACGAGAGCCATCGTAGCTTTTTGA